In Aureibaculum algae, the following are encoded in one genomic region:
- a CDS encoding tetratricopeptide repeat protein encodes MKSTILIILIAILIPNTAFAKRGGGLFGKSERIIKISEVDVKGADGEELFLAYKTTQVFFFMGAYMSDDGYVLGIKKSFGSYYPLSEEKIKSLQESGVLPAALPTYKIPISEWLWGFSLWILLTVLGGLWLIMLPKKKDRNFTSGCNHYFGKETPVDFNKALNYFEKSANKGHSGALHNLGIMYLNGQGVTKNNELSIEYFKNAANEGYVDSMFTLGKIYSGGTLTNKDNKKAMLYFQMACDKGDVEACTSLKNLQNA; translated from the coding sequence ATGAAAAGTACTATACTAATTATATTAATTGCAATCTTAATACCAAATACTGCTTTTGCAAAAAGAGGTGGTGGCCTTTTTGGAAAAAGTGAACGCATTATTAAAATTTCAGAAGTTGATGTTAAGGGGGCAGATGGAGAAGAATTGTTTTTGGCTTATAAAACTACACAAGTATTTTTTTTTATGGGTGCATATATGTCTGATGATGGTTATGTGTTGGGAATCAAAAAAAGTTTTGGTTCATACTATCCTTTAAGTGAAGAAAAAATAAAGTCCTTACAAGAAAGTGGAGTATTACCAGCAGCTTTACCAACCTATAAAATTCCTATATCTGAATGGTTATGGGGTTTTTCATTATGGATTTTACTTACTGTTTTAGGAGGCCTTTGGTTAATTATGTTACCAAAAAAGAAAGATAGAAATTTCACGTCAGGATGTAATCATTATTTTGGAAAGGAAACTCCAGTAGATTTTAATAAAGCTTTGAATTATTTCGAAAAATCAGCAAATAAAGGGCATTCTGGAGCACTACATAATTTAGGCATTATGTATTTGAACGGACAGGGCGTCACAAAAAATAACGAGTTGTCAATAGAATATTTCAAAAATGCCGCGAATGAAGGGTATGTAGATTCCATGTTCACATTAGGAAAAATCTATTCTGGAGGAACACTAACTAATAAAGATAATAAAAAAGCAATGCTATATTTTCAAATGGCTTGTGACAAAGGAGATGTGGAAGCTTGTACATCACTTAAAAACTTGCAAAACGCTTGA
- a CDS encoding STM3941 family protein, giving the protein MESSKIEIPLSKGKMIFLILGCLLFVFLGVAMFLNAEGMQTRRINNSLIIRIISIIGVLFFGFICISVVKKIIKNESGLIINHLGIWDNSSGVSVGMIKWSDVIGIRKAKASGTNFILIDVNNPDFYINNIKGSIKKQAMKANMRKYNTPISISTAGLKISFKNLEELIEHEYKTNVNTNINL; this is encoded by the coding sequence ATGGAAAGTAGCAAAATAGAAATACCTTTAAGTAAGGGTAAAATGATATTTTTAATTTTGGGGTGTTTACTTTTTGTATTCCTTGGGGTTGCTATGTTTTTAAATGCAGAAGGAATGCAAACCAGAAGAATCAATAACTCTTTAATCATAAGAATTATTTCAATAATTGGAGTTTTGTTTTTCGGATTTATTTGTATCTCTGTTGTTAAAAAAATTATAAAAAATGAGTCAGGATTAATTATTAATCATTTAGGTATTTGGGATAACTCAAGCGGTGTGAGTGTAGGTATGATAAAATGGAGTGATGTCATTGGAATTCGAAAAGCGAAAGCTTCTGGAACCAATTTTATCCTTATTGATGTAAATAACCCCGACTTTTATATAAATAATATAAAAGGTAGCATAAAAAAGCAGGCCATGAAAGCCAATATGAGAAAATATAACACCCCAATTTCAATATCAACCGCTGGCTTAAAAATTAGCTTTAAAAACCTTGAAGAATTAATAGAGCACGAATACAAAACAAACGTCAACACCAATATCAACCTATAA
- a CDS encoding serine/threonine-protein kinase, whose product MKLSHYEWDPEKDLIAEGGFAEVFKAKDINTANRWVALKIYKEAVSRGTTGSTGQKKYSLEQEFAKIDGLSHTNIISFYGLEYIEHQDAMSRTASYPVLIMEYAGEGTLKELSRNQLSDDNLEEVIISIIRATGYLHSQGIIHRDLKPGNVLFTKDRNDKYVAKITDFGISKDVLGDKTIDQSFTEGVGTPHYMAPEQFFKKKFGLNGEVSERTDIWAIGVILFQLLTGKRPFGQGLKDYELIRDEITQKKLDLSIVPEKFQTVISKCLEKEAVNRPETANELINLLNTQSYDEDLTIIPGQAGVVYPSATHVVKSKKKNVLITVIVGILILLGSFGGFKWYQYSKAKELLAQGWDYYKIGKYKNAYASYLQASDFNSGKAYYYLSLMNNLGMGIDKNYKKTLEYADKAIENNFNMAAFQHGWLYKYGYGVPVDSMKAVSYFKKSLPQIRELSNEGDSEAQNLLGLLYGSGDAIDKDLKKSFEMTKKSAENGHPAAIANLGSKYMYGLGVEKDCNKALEWFKKGQEINAARAWYGEGQLHYYGCDELKIDYDKAFESFKKAADLNNIDAQYKLGYMLQKGIGRKKDLDEAMWWYRKACEADNIDACNNLANIYDNKNNYIEAKKLYTKAAHKNNKYGAYNLGRLFESDKIKKDLDSANFWFSKAAHLKHSAAQNQLGYNFNKGVGYKINLDSAFYWYEKSALQNYRYGQLNLGIMYAKGHGCEQSYVKAKEWYEKAAAQNDGDAIYSLGNLYYNGNGVKRDYLLAREYFKKGADFGISKSQFMYALMHVNKEGGAQNYFKAREWYKKAALQDDDNSQVNLALLYYEGKGGSKDEKQAFYWYEKAAKNGNAIGQNSLAICYLYGIGVKKNRGLAKFWFEKSCKTGHKKSCEDIDKLL is encoded by the coding sequence ATGAAATTATCACATTATGAGTGGGATCCTGAAAAAGATTTAATAGCTGAAGGAGGCTTTGCAGAGGTCTTTAAAGCTAAAGATATAAATACTGCCAACAGATGGGTAGCCTTGAAAATTTATAAAGAGGCTGTATCTAGAGGTACAACAGGTAGTACTGGTCAAAAAAAATACAGTTTAGAGCAAGAGTTTGCTAAAATAGATGGACTCTCGCATACAAACATTATTTCATTTTATGGTTTAGAATATATAGAGCATCAAGATGCTATGAGTAGAACGGCTAGTTACCCTGTTTTAATTATGGAGTATGCTGGTGAAGGGACGCTTAAAGAACTTTCTAGAAATCAACTTTCTGATGATAATTTAGAAGAAGTTATCATTAGTATTATTAGAGCTACTGGTTATCTTCATAGTCAAGGTATAATTCATAGAGATTTAAAGCCAGGAAACGTACTTTTTACTAAAGATAGAAATGATAAGTATGTAGCCAAAATAACTGACTTTGGTATTAGTAAAGATGTCTTGGGTGATAAAACCATAGATCAATCATTTACTGAAGGAGTAGGCACACCTCATTATATGGCTCCAGAACAATTTTTTAAAAAGAAGTTCGGCTTGAATGGTGAAGTAAGTGAGCGTACTGATATTTGGGCGATTGGTGTTATTCTATTTCAATTATTAACAGGTAAACGACCTTTTGGTCAAGGACTCAAAGATTATGAATTGATTCGAGATGAAATAACTCAAAAGAAATTGGATCTTTCCATAGTTCCAGAAAAGTTTCAAACGGTTATATCTAAGTGTCTTGAGAAGGAAGCTGTTAATCGACCAGAAACAGCGAATGAATTAATAAATTTATTAAACACTCAATCTTATGATGAGGATCTTACAATTATTCCGGGTCAGGCAGGTGTTGTCTACCCATCTGCCACTCATGTAGTTAAATCTAAGAAAAAAAATGTTCTAATAACAGTAATTGTGGGCATACTGATTTTGTTAGGAAGCTTTGGAGGTTTTAAATGGTATCAGTATAGTAAGGCTAAGGAGCTATTAGCTCAGGGGTGGGATTACTACAAGATTGGAAAATATAAAAATGCCTACGCATCTTACCTTCAAGCATCAGATTTTAATTCAGGGAAGGCATATTATTATTTATCTCTTATGAATAATTTAGGAATGGGTATTGACAAAAATTATAAAAAAACCTTAGAATACGCCGATAAGGCAATTGAAAATAATTTTAATATGGCCGCATTCCAACACGGTTGGTTATATAAATATGGATACGGTGTACCTGTAGATAGTATGAAAGCAGTCAGTTATTTTAAAAAATCGTTACCACAGATAAGAGAACTATCGAATGAAGGTGACTCTGAAGCACAAAATTTACTTGGACTTTTATATGGTTCTGGAGATGCTATTGATAAAGATCTTAAAAAATCATTTGAAATGACTAAAAAATCGGCAGAAAATGGTCATCCAGCTGCAATAGCAAATTTAGGCAGTAAATACATGTATGGTTTAGGAGTTGAAAAAGACTGTAATAAAGCATTAGAATGGTTTAAAAAAGGTCAAGAAATTAATGCAGCGAGAGCGTGGTATGGAGAAGGACAATTGCATTATTACGGATGTGACGAATTAAAAATAGACTATGATAAGGCTTTTGAAAGTTTTAAAAAAGCAGCCGATTTAAACAACATTGACGCACAATACAAACTTGGCTATATGCTGCAAAAAGGTATTGGCAGAAAAAAAGACTTAGACGAAGCAATGTGGTGGTATCGTAAAGCTTGTGAAGCGGACAATATAGATGCATGTAATAACCTTGCCAATATTTATGATAATAAAAATAATTATATAGAAGCAAAAAAACTGTATACTAAGGCAGCTCATAAAAATAATAAATATGGAGCGTATAACTTAGGTCGTCTTTTTGAAAGTGATAAAATTAAAAAAGATCTTGACAGTGCCAATTTTTGGTTTAGTAAAGCTGCTCATCTTAAGCATAGTGCAGCACAAAATCAGTTGGGGTATAATTTTAATAAAGGGGTCGGATATAAAATAAACCTTGATAGTGCTTTCTATTGGTACGAAAAATCAGCTTTACAAAATTATAGATATGGCCAATTAAACCTAGGTATTATGTATGCTAAAGGACATGGGTGTGAACAAAGCTATGTTAAAGCTAAAGAATGGTACGAAAAAGCTGCAGCACAAAATGATGGAGATGCAATTTATTCGCTTGGTAATTTATATTACAACGGTAACGGTGTTAAAAGAGATTATTTATTAGCAAGAGAATACTTTAAAAAAGGGGCTGATTTTGGTATCTCTAAATCTCAATTTATGTACGCACTTATGCATGTAAATAAAGAAGGTGGTGCCCAGAATTATTTTAAGGCAAGAGAATGGTATAAAAAAGCAGCATTACAAGATGATGATAATTCTCAAGTCAATTTGGCTCTACTCTATTACGAAGGTAAAGGAGGGAGTAAAGATGAAAAACAGGCTTTTTACTGGTACGAAAAAGCTGCTAAAAATGGCAATGCTATAGGTCAGAATAGCTTAGCAATTTGCTATTTATATGGGATAGGGGTTAAAAAAAATAGAGGCTTAGCTAAATTTTGGTTTGAGAAATCGTGCAAAACAGGTCATAAAAAGTCATGTGAAGATATAGATAAGCTACTCTAA
- a CDS encoding PP2C family protein-serine/threonine phosphatase, producing MEIYEPIYLNELGKRSNNEDAIFPNKASTFNELFLVCDGVGGQDKGEVASRFICEFLPQYFENNQVDIHDKGCLESALEFVEQKMNDYIKLNIEASKMASTLTLLCLSKEEDKALIGWVGDSRVYHIRDGKILFQTKDHSEVQSLVDMGEISEQEAENHPRKNIITRAVSGKDSTRIDQKIIGNIKANDYFLLCTDGILENLKKLNIQNWFVKENTPEEIKSLILNNALNNTKDNFSMYLIKVKEVNKKNIFDFFTSFLLPL from the coding sequence ATGGAAATATACGAACCAATATATTTAAACGAGTTAGGTAAACGTTCTAATAATGAAGATGCAATTTTTCCAAATAAGGCTTCAACATTTAATGAATTATTTCTTGTTTGCGATGGCGTTGGAGGTCAAGATAAAGGTGAAGTGGCGTCAAGATTTATTTGTGAGTTTTTACCTCAATATTTTGAAAATAATCAAGTTGATATTCATGATAAAGGATGTTTAGAATCGGCCTTGGAATTTGTGGAGCAAAAAATGAATGATTATATCAAATTGAACATTGAAGCTTCTAAAATGGCAAGTACCTTAACACTATTATGTCTTTCAAAAGAAGAAGACAAAGCATTAATTGGTTGGGTAGGCGATAGCAGGGTTTATCATATAAGAGATGGAAAAATTCTGTTTCAAACTAAAGACCACTCTGAGGTGCAGAGCTTGGTAGATATGGGGGAAATTTCAGAACAAGAAGCAGAAAATCATCCTAGAAAAAATATAATAACTAGAGCGGTTAGTGGTAAAGACTCAACCAGAATTGATCAAAAAATTATTGGTAATATTAAAGCAAATGATTATTTCTTATTATGCACTGACGGTATTTTAGAAAATTTGAAGAAATTAAATATACAGAATTGGTTTGTAAAAGAAAATACCCCTGAAGAAATTAAATCTCTAATTTTAAATAATGCATTAAACAATACAAAAGATAACTTTTCAATGTATTTGATTAAGGTAAAAGAAGTAAATAAGAAAAATATATTTGATTTTTTTACGTCATTTTTATTACCCTTATGA
- a CDS encoding DUF6730 family protein produces MAKIEEITELLVNEINSFEKSIEQLEKVSDKLHAAKVSIDIIELRALLNSHQYEIKSVLDSQKKLYGRYENLIKDAKIYPNWAVIVFIVSLLFGVASVSYVLLT; encoded by the coding sequence ATGGCAAAAATTGAAGAAATCACAGAATTATTAGTAAATGAAATCAACTCTTTTGAAAAAAGTATTGAGCAATTGGAAAAAGTTAGCGATAAGCTACATGCTGCAAAAGTTAGTATTGACATTATAGAACTTAGGGCTTTGTTGAACAGTCATCAATATGAGATAAAGTCAGTTTTGGATTCTCAGAAAAAGCTTTATGGCAGATATGAAAATTTAATTAAAGATGCCAAGATTTATCCGAATTGGGCGGTGATTGTTTTTATTGTCTCGCTGTTGTTTGGAGTTGCGTCCGTCTCTTACGTTTTATTGACTTAA
- a CDS encoding relaxase/mobilization nuclease domain-containing protein, giving the protein MIGKGKSISQTSASVAYGWNQDKNAEIILRQHLVGDNPSEISKEFKIIQDMNSRCENNTLSFIISPTIKDGEKLKAKDLHEIAQKFMIQMKLGERQAIAFVHQDKKHKHIHLYVNRIDFKGRAYNDSFVGKKSQLAAERVAEDMKLTTVKQVQFEKEFNLREIRAEIKRRHDLSMKEFRPKSFDSYIKAMETNGVKVIPSINNQNKLQGFRFEFDGHNLKGSEVNRNMSILNIGKELNKNPNVSLFKAKSNQIKLLGKTLELTPNLALKISKTVIKKVIDLGMGI; this is encoded by the coding sequence GTGATTGGCAAGGGAAAATCCATATCACAAACCAGTGCTTCCGTCGCCTATGGTTGGAATCAGGATAAGAATGCTGAAATTATTTTGAGGCAACATCTCGTTGGGGATAACCCTTCTGAAATTTCAAAAGAATTTAAAATCATACAGGACATGAATTCCCGTTGCGAGAACAACACCTTGTCCTTTATTATTAGCCCTACCATCAAAGATGGAGAGAAATTAAAAGCAAAAGACTTGCACGAAATAGCTCAAAAATTTATGATTCAAATGAAATTGGGAGAACGACAAGCCATTGCTTTTGTCCATCAGGACAAAAAGCACAAGCATATTCATTTATATGTCAACAGAATTGACTTTAAAGGAAGAGCATATAATGACAGCTTTGTCGGGAAAAAGAGCCAATTGGCAGCAGAAAGGGTCGCAGAAGACATGAAATTGACAACGGTAAAACAAGTTCAGTTTGAAAAGGAATTCAATCTTAGAGAAATCAGGGCTGAAATAAAAAGGAGACATGATTTAAGTATGAAGGAATTCCGACCAAAATCTTTCGATTCATATATCAAAGCAATGGAAACAAATGGGGTTAAGGTAATTCCATCGATCAACAATCAAAATAAACTGCAAGGGTTCAGATTTGAATTTGATGGTCATAATCTTAAAGGTAGTGAGGTCAATCGTAACATGTCGATTCTAAATATTGGCAAAGAACTTAACAAGAACCCAAATGTCTCATTATTTAAAGCTAAAAGCAACCAGATAAAGCTACTGGGGAAAACGTTGGAACTGACTCCAAACCTTGCCCTAAAAATATCAAAGACAGTAATTAAAAAAGTAATCGACCTCGGAATGGGTATTTAA
- the mbpA gene encoding mobilization protein MbpA, with protein sequence MEKKIKREIGINKYSIVIPPDHLKHDSESLEWELELKNLDESVGGAGSARCVFVPTKTTLPAPEGRSVKKKSFKAKSVFIKFRCSYFEKKLLKVKAKKCGLTLSEYIRKVALEEKIIERLTDEQIDMYKMLVHYHNSFKSIGNMYKKRNPNLTQKVHQLADEIKLHLNNFKK encoded by the coding sequence ATGGAAAAAAAAATTAAAAGAGAAATTGGGATAAATAAGTACAGTATAGTAATACCACCTGACCATTTGAAACACGATTCCGAAAGTTTGGAATGGGAACTGGAACTAAAAAACTTGGATGAAAGTGTTGGCGGGGCGGGAAGTGCAAGATGTGTTTTTGTTCCCACAAAAACAACCTTGCCTGCTCCCGAAGGTCGCAGTGTCAAAAAAAAGTCTTTTAAAGCAAAAAGCGTTTTTATCAAATTCAGGTGTTCCTATTTCGAGAAAAAACTCTTAAAAGTAAAAGCTAAAAAATGTGGATTAACACTCAGTGAATATATCCGGAAAGTTGCACTTGAAGAAAAAATAATAGAACGCTTAACTGATGAACAAATCGATATGTATAAAATGCTCGTACACTATCATAATAGTTTTAAGTCTATCGGTAATATGTACAAAAAACGGAATCCCAACCTTACCCAAAAAGTACATCAGTTGGCAGATGAAATCAAGTTACATCTTAACAACTTCAAAAAGTGA
- a CDS encoding toprim domain-containing protein has product MKRKKITCEIARTISIVKTLARLGHFPTKETEKEAWFLSVLRSEIQASFKVSKLINRWYDHGKGMGGNVIDLIVLVLKCSVKEALEFLGNDSPLFSFQQQTLFSDLPKAIQQKENKITIVRTKTIEHPALIQYLNSRHIPFKIAKRYCAEVWYQLDKKTFFAIGLKNRLGGWELRNKSYKNGSSPKSYTYLTKGMEQLIIVEGMFDLLSLAVFDKMLIYESDIIVLNSIAFINEVVQLLKKYQKVLLLLDNDSNGNKITTYLLDQYKNVIDQSCVYLNYKDLNEKLIDGII; this is encoded by the coding sequence ATGAAAAGAAAAAAAATAACATGTGAAATAGCCCGTACTATTTCCATTGTAAAAACGCTGGCAAGATTAGGGCACTTTCCCACAAAAGAGACGGAGAAAGAAGCTTGGTTTCTAAGTGTCCTACGGTCAGAAATCCAAGCCTCTTTCAAAGTTTCCAAACTAATTAATCGATGGTACGACCATGGAAAAGGAATGGGTGGAAATGTAATTGACCTTATTGTGTTGGTGTTAAAATGTTCAGTTAAAGAAGCATTGGAATTTTTAGGTAACGATAGTCCTCTTTTTTCTTTTCAACAGCAAACCCTTTTTTCAGATCTGCCTAAAGCAATTCAACAGAAGGAAAATAAAATAACCATTGTCAGAACAAAAACAATTGAGCATCCTGCTTTAATTCAATATCTAAATTCAAGACATATTCCTTTTAAGATTGCCAAACGCTATTGTGCTGAAGTTTGGTATCAACTTGACAAGAAAACGTTTTTTGCGATAGGGTTAAAAAACCGTTTGGGCGGATGGGAGCTAAGAAATAAGTCCTATAAAAATGGTAGTTCTCCAAAATCATACACCTACTTAACTAAAGGTATGGAACAATTGATAATTGTAGAAGGCATGTTTGATCTATTATCCTTAGCTGTTTTTGATAAGATGTTAATTTATGAATCCGATATTATAGTATTAAACTCGATTGCCTTTATAAATGAGGTAGTCCAACTTCTAAAGAAATATCAAAAAGTATTGTTGCTTCTGGACAATGATAGCAATGGAAATAAAATAACCACATACTTATTAGACCAGTATAAAAATGTTATTGACCAAAGTTGTGTGTATTTAAATTATAAAGATCTCAATGAAAAATTAATTGATGGAATTATTTAG
- a CDS encoding VapE domain-containing protein encodes MTPINNGLYLVKDPKKKTIFDYTYEYLCSKYDIFYNEISHDFQISLKGNKSWHYLNVNSLIIELAKSGIDISSAKLEILIKSELIKKHNPIIEYFHGLPKWDGFDHIAKLASYVPTYDDEAFLYHLKKWLVRAIRCAFEPNYFNKQAIIISHKGQSSGKSTWCRFLCPPELNEYMAEDIGNDKDARIQLCRNFLYNLDELAVLSKKDVNALKAFFSKTFINERLPYDRKNTTLPRICSFMGSTNMSSFLNDETGSVRWLCFELMDQIDFAYSKEMDIKNVWTQAYHLAYKDKDFNPELTIKDIQENEERNKKYTSLTTEQELIAKYYEKSTEMEDFVTASDVMVSLSCLNVRLNKVNVGKAFTGFNFQRVKHSKRQLYGYLAKSIFKNSPWELELPINT; translated from the coding sequence ATGACTCCAATAAATAATGGACTTTATCTCGTTAAAGATCCCAAAAAGAAAACAATTTTCGATTACACCTATGAATATCTATGTTCAAAATATGATATATTTTATAATGAAATATCCCATGATTTTCAGATCTCTTTGAAAGGAAATAAATCATGGCATTATCTCAATGTAAATTCTCTGATTATAGAGTTGGCTAAATCAGGGATTGATATCAGTTCGGCTAAGCTCGAGATATTGATTAAGTCTGAGCTCATCAAAAAACACAATCCTATTATAGAATACTTTCATGGGCTACCCAAATGGGATGGGTTTGACCATATTGCCAAATTAGCTTCCTATGTGCCTACCTATGATGACGAAGCCTTTCTTTATCATTTAAAGAAATGGTTGGTTCGAGCTATTCGATGTGCATTTGAACCAAATTATTTCAATAAACAGGCCATTATTATCAGCCATAAAGGTCAAAGCTCTGGTAAATCGACCTGGTGTCGCTTTTTATGCCCACCTGAATTGAATGAATACATGGCCGAAGATATTGGTAATGATAAAGATGCAAGAATTCAATTGTGTAGAAATTTTCTTTACAATCTTGATGAATTGGCAGTACTCTCTAAAAAGGATGTTAATGCACTTAAAGCATTTTTCTCTAAAACATTCATTAATGAAAGACTTCCGTATGATAGAAAGAACACCACCTTACCCAGAATATGCTCTTTTATGGGTTCTACCAATATGTCTTCGTTTCTAAATGATGAAACGGGTTCTGTACGTTGGTTGTGTTTTGAGCTAATGGATCAAATTGATTTTGCGTATTCAAAAGAAATGGACATCAAAAATGTATGGACACAAGCCTATCATTTAGCGTATAAAGACAAAGATTTTAATCCCGAACTAACTATTAAGGATATTCAAGAAAATGAGGAACGAAACAAGAAATACACCAGTCTTACAACAGAACAAGAGCTAATTGCCAAGTATTATGAAAAATCAACCGAGATGGAAGATTTTGTTACGGCATCAGATGTAATGGTCTCATTATCTTGTTTAAACGTAAGATTGAACAAAGTAAATGTTGGAAAAGCTTTTACTGGTTTCAACTTTCAAAGAGTGAAGCATTCCAAACGACAACTTTATGGCTATTTGGCAAAATCAATTTTTAAAAATAGCCCATGGGAATTGGAATTACCTATAAATACTTAA
- a CDS encoding helix-turn-helix transcriptional regulator, translated as MNNLLILERLDRIERLLTVSKEVLTFEETCDYTGISRSYLYKLTASGNIPHSKPNGKMIFFEKKKINAWLLQNSRKSNDEIESEAIAYSFRNKRR; from the coding sequence ATGAACAACTTATTAATCTTAGAACGCTTAGATCGTATAGAACGATTACTAACCGTTAGTAAAGAAGTATTGACCTTTGAAGAGACCTGTGATTATACTGGCATCTCTAGAAGCTACCTTTATAAACTAACTGCATCGGGCAATATCCCACATTCCAAACCCAATGGAAAAATGATTTTTTTCGAAAAAAAGAAAATCAACGCGTGGTTGCTTCAGAACAGTCGCAAATCCAATGACGAAATAGAGTCAGAAGCCATTGCATATTCCTTTAGAAATAAGAGAAGGTAA
- a CDS encoding tyrosine-type recombinase/integrase, producing the protein MKISLRKKKLVSGRNSLYLEYYMGYSIDKNGKMKHNRSFEYLKLYLHGEPSTAIERRENKEALQLAQNILTLKNAELIRGKFNMEDNNKGKILFLDFYNKLKEERYESKGNYDNWEAALKHLERYCPPHLMLKDIDESFVKGFKKYLHNEAQTIGGIPLSQNTKYTYFNKFRATLREAFNEGYLKSNVIKSVKGFSQAESKREYLTHSELQALSESKCKYIVLKKAFIFSCLTGLRWSDINKMKWSEVRDEDDNFRIIFRQKKTDGLEYLYISDQARALLGKRENQNDRVFKGLKYGGHFNAEILRWCMRAGITKHITFHSARHTNAVLLLENGADIYTVSKRLGHKELRTTEIYAKIIDTKMKEAANSIPVLKFS; encoded by the coding sequence ATGAAAATAAGTCTTAGAAAAAAGAAACTAGTCTCTGGACGTAATAGTCTCTATTTAGAATACTATATGGGATATTCTATAGATAAAAACGGTAAAATGAAACATAACAGAAGTTTTGAGTATTTAAAACTTTACCTACACGGAGAACCTAGTACAGCAATTGAAAGGAGAGAAAATAAAGAAGCTTTGCAACTTGCACAAAATATTTTAACCCTTAAGAATGCGGAACTCATAAGAGGGAAATTTAATATGGAGGATAATAACAAGGGTAAAATTCTATTTTTAGACTTTTATAATAAATTAAAGGAGGAGCGATATGAAAGTAAAGGAAATTACGATAATTGGGAAGCCGCTCTCAAACATTTGGAACGCTACTGTCCACCTCATTTAATGTTGAAAGATATTGATGAGAGTTTTGTAAAAGGATTTAAAAAATATCTTCACAATGAAGCTCAAACGATTGGAGGTATACCTCTTTCTCAAAATACAAAATATACATATTTCAATAAATTTAGAGCCACATTAAGAGAAGCTTTTAATGAAGGCTATTTAAAAAGTAATGTTATAAAGTCAGTTAAGGGATTTAGCCAAGCTGAATCTAAAAGAGAATACCTTACTCATTCTGAATTACAAGCTTTGAGTGAGTCTAAATGCAAATATATTGTCCTAAAAAAAGCTTTTATTTTTAGTTGCCTAACTGGTCTTAGGTGGAGCGATATAAATAAAATGAAGTGGTCAGAAGTTAGAGATGAAGATGACAATTTCAGAATCATTTTTAGACAGAAAAAAACCGATGGACTTGAATATTTGTACATATCCGATCAAGCTAGGGCATTACTAGGAAAAAGAGAGAATCAAAATGATAGGGTTTTTAAAGGTCTCAAATACGGTGGTCATTTTAACGCAGAAATATTAAGGTGGTGTATGCGTGCAGGTATTACAAAGCATATTACATTTCATAGTGCCAGGCATACGAATGCCGTTTTGTTATTAGAAAATGGAGCAGATATTTATACTGTATCCAAAAGACTAGGTCACAAAGAATTAAGAACGACCGAAATTTATGCTAAAATAATAGATACTAAAATGAAAGAGGCCGCAAATAGTATTCCTGTTTTAAAATTTTCATAG
- a CDS encoding helix-turn-helix domain-containing protein: protein METKGKVNIALEKIKKKEFLNVEEVALLLNCSKRTVYSHIRNGSIHAVNLGHRLTRIKKSTLDGLFE, encoded by the coding sequence ATGGAAACAAAGGGCAAAGTAAATATAGCCTTAGAGAAAATAAAGAAGAAAGAGTTTTTGAATGTTGAGGAAGTTGCTTTACTATTAAATTGTTCAAAAAGAACAGTTTATTCTCATATCAGAAATGGAAGTATCCATGCCGTGAATTTAGGACATAGATTAACAAGAATTAAAAAGTCAACACTCGATGGTCTATTTGAGTAG